From the genome of Brevundimonas sp. NIBR11:
AGGCACGCATCGAGGGCCTGGAGACGCTGAGGTTCACCGTCAAATGATCCTGCACGGCTATTTCCGCTCCAGCGCCGCCTATCGCACCCGCATCGCCCTGAACCTGAAGGGCGTCGACTACGACCAGCATGACATCGACCTGCGCACCGGGGCGCAGCGGTCGGAGGCCTTCCTCAAGCTGAACCCGCAGGGCTTGGTGCCGGCGCTGGAGGTCGATGGGACGGTCATCACCCAATCGACGGCCATCCTCGAATGGCTGGATGAGACCTACCCCGAGCCGGCCCTGATGCCGGCCGACGCCATCGGTCGGGCGCAGGTTCGGGGGATGATCGGGCTGATCGCTTCGGACATCCATCCGCTGAACAATCTGCGTGTGCTGAACGCCCTGCGCGGGACCTTCGGCGCGGATCAGGATCAGATCGACGCCTGGGCCGGGGGCTGGATGACGCCGGGGTTCGAGGCCCTGACGGCGCTGACGGCGAAGCAGGGCAAGGGCTGGCTGCATGGCGCTGCGCCGACCCTGGCGGACTGTTACCTGATCCCGCAGCTCTATTCGGCGCGGCGGTTCAATGTGGACCTCAGGCCCTTCCCGGAACTGACGGCGATCGAGGACAAGGCCCTGGCCCATCCCGCCTTCGCCAACGCCCATCCGGACCGGCAGCCGGGCGCCGACTGACCGAGCCGCGTTCCGTCGGTAAGGAACCAGCAGGGTTTCCCTCAGCATCGCTTAAGCATTGCCGGTGCAGAGTGCCGGGGTGAACCCAGGCGTTTC
Proteins encoded in this window:
- the maiA gene encoding maleylacetoacetate isomerase produces the protein MILHGYFRSSAAYRTRIALNLKGVDYDQHDIDLRTGAQRSEAFLKLNPQGLVPALEVDGTVITQSTAILEWLDETYPEPALMPADAIGRAQVRGMIGLIASDIHPLNNLRVLNALRGTFGADQDQIDAWAGGWMTPGFEALTALTAKQGKGWLHGAAPTLADCYLIPQLYSARRFNVDLRPFPELTAIEDKALAHPAFANAHPDRQPGAD